Part of the Subtercola frigoramans genome, TGCTCGTAGCTGAGCCCCGAGCCGTGATGCGCGAGCATCATCTCGAGAACATAGTCTCGCTCGGTCACCGACCTGGCGATCGGGCGAAAGACACCGACCCGGCCGGCGGAGCGCCCGAGGATTTCGAGCACGCCCACCGCAATGGTCGACTTGCCCGAATGACCCTCGGCAGAGGTGATGTAGATACTGCGCGCCACGCTGCTCCTTAGACGAGAAGACCTCCCGCGCAAACCACCGCGCGATCGACCGGTCGGCATCCGTTCTGCCATGCCTGTTCCAGACTAGGGAGTACCGGCTGGGAACGCACTGCCTGTGCACTGATCATGAACACTCTGCGACCTGTGGAGGACGACCCCGCTACAGAAAGTGCGCCTGGAGAACGGCCCGATCGCGTCGGCGACGGACCCACGTGGTCTGGCCTATAGCCCTGTTCGGCACAACGATCGAGGGGCCCAGACGAGAAATGACCCCCCGCGCACCCGCCAGAGCCCGGTTACCCTTGCTGCGTTTCCGCCCTGGGGGAGTTGGCCTGGATGGCGCCACGCGGGGAGCCGACACCGAGTTTAGCAACTCCACCCGCACGCGTCGAACCCCGCAACAGTCCGCAGCTCCTCCTGCACAGCCGCCCTGGCGACCGATAGGTCGACTTCACGCTGCATTCCCAGCCGCACAAGAGTTGTATGGAGGCATGAGAATCGCTATAGCCGGAGGTCACGGCGCCATCGCACTGCTCACCGAGAAACGCCTCGCAGAGGCCGGCCACGAGGCGGTGGCGATCATCCGAAACCCCGATCACGCGGCAGACGTGCTCGTCGCCGGCGGCATTCCGGTGGTCATCGACCTCGAGGCAGTGGATGCCCAGACCCTCGCTCGCGACCTGCAGGGTGTCGACGCCGTCGTCTTCGCGGCCGGCGCCGGGCCGGGCTCGAGCGCCGAGCGCAAGTTGACCGTCGATCGTGACGGCGCGGTACTTCTGGCTGACGCGGCGGAGCTGGCGGGCATCCGTCGCTTCGTACTGGTCTCGTCGATGGGGGCCGATGCTTCGCTGCCCGACTCTGACGACGTCTTCCAGGTGTACCTGCGCGCCAAGGGCGAGGCCGATGAAGCGGTGCGGTCGCGCGATCTGGACTACACGATCATCCGGCCCGGTGGGCTGACCGATGAGGCCGGAACCGGGCAGGTCACACTCGCGGGGAGTACGGGGCGGGGCGGGATCCCGCGCGACGATGTTGCCGCCATCATCGTCGCAACGCTTCTCGACGGCACGGGCATCGGCGCCCAGTTCGAAGCGATCGCTGGCGACACGCCCGTGGCCGAGGCTCTGGAGGCAGTGCTCTACTGAGATTGCCGGCGACACTGCCACACAGGCACGCTCTGGATCCGTTCTGAGTGTCACGATTCGCTGATCCAGAGCCCCGCACCGACGGCAAGCGGGCCAAAGCCTTCAGTCCTCATGACGAGCGACCGCAGGCACCTGGCAGCACAACGAAAGGATTGCCGGTAGGATTCTCTTTGGCCGTTTCTGTGTTTCACGATGCGGCCGACAGGAGAATTCGCCTAGTGGCCTATGGCGCACGCTTGGAAAGCGTGTTGAGTGAAAGCTCTCGCGGGTTCGAATCCCGCATTCTCCGCCACGTCTGAAGCGCTCAACCCCCGGGGTGGGCGCTTTCGTCGTCTGTGCCCATCGAGCGCCGGACCATTTCGTCGCGTCGAGGCGTTGCATAGTCCGTTCAGGAGGTGTGCGCGGGTGCCAGCACCGAACCCGAACCGGGCTCGGATCTCAGCTCGCCGTCGAAGACCACACGGCCTCGTGAGAGGGTCAGCGTGACGCGGCCGGGAACTTCGAAGCCTTCGTAGGGCGACCAGCCAGCATTCGACTGGAGGTCGGCCAGGTCGACCTTCCACACGGCATTGCCGTCGAAAGCGACGATGTCGGCGTCGTAGCCGGGCGCGATCGCGCCCTTGCGCTTGTCGAGTCCGTAGCGCCTCGCGGGATTGATCGTCATCGCTTCGATGGCGGCCCTGAAGGTCTTCGGCGACCGGCGGAGCGCCTCAGCGAGCACCAGGGGGTAGATGGTCTGCACTCCGGGAGCCCCGGAGTGGTTGTCGAACACATTCCTGTGGTTCTTGAACTCCACGGGCCAGGGGGCGTGATCGGAACTGATCACGTCGACCATACCGTTCTCGATCTGGGCCCAGAGACCCTCCCGCGCCGACGCAGTGCGAAGAGGCGGGTTGATCTTCAGTCTGGTGCCCTGCTCCTTCATGTCGCTCTCATCGAGAAGGAGGTAGTGGGGGCACGTCTCCATCGTGACGTCCATGCCGTCTTCGGCCCACGAGCGCACCAGGCTGACTGAGCGCGGCAGACTGGTGTGGCACATGTGGATCTTCGCCCCAGCGGCCCTGCCGATCTCGAGAACGGTCAGCACGCCGAGGGTCTCAGACACCTCTGGTCGGCTTCGGATGTGCGCCAGGGGGTCGTCACCCTCTGGGCGATACCGTTCGATGAGGTGTTTGATGATGTCGTTGTTCTCGGCATGGACGCACACCGGCATGCCGTTGTCAGCCGCTGCGCTGAACACGTCGAGCAGTTCCCCATCGTGGACGCGAGGGAATCGCTGTGTATCGGTGTGGAAGGTCGAGACTTTGAAGCCCGCAGCACCTACCGCGGCCAATGCCTCGATGTTGCGCCAGCCACCGCCCGGCAGCGCGGTGCCGAGCAGTGCGACATCGATGTGTGCCTCCCGCTCGGCGAGTTCCGCCTTGCGGGAGAACCTGTCGACGGTCGAGATCGGCCCGGCCAGATCGAAGGGCATCTCGACGATGGTCGTGACCCCTCCGGCCGCCGCCGCACGGGTCGCCGCCGCGATGCCCTCGCCGTCGTGGCTGAGGCTGTGCACGTGAGCATCCACCATGCCCGGAACGAGATAACTGCTCCCTGCATCGATGGTGCGGGTCGCCGGCACCGTGTGCGGCGCGGTGACTGCGACGATGACGCCGTCACGAACCAGAACCTCCCCGACCGCCCAGCTTCCATCCGGCTGCGGCAACAGGCCCCGCACCGCAAGGTCGATGCGCGACGAACCGACCTCCGCGTCGACGACGGCAGGGGCGAGGGTGGTGTCGAGGGTCATGTGGTTCCTTCGCGGTGCAGGCGCCACGCGGTCACGCGTGTCGCAATGAATGGGCGCGGATTCATTCAAGGACCAAGGAAGAGCCTCAGCCACCGGATCGGTTCGATCGAAACGCAGGTTTCACACCATTCCCACGCAATGGGAACGGTGTGCGGGCTCGTTCTCATCAATCGATAAGTGTGTAAATCCCGTGCTACGACTCAGGGCTGTCGCAGCGGATGCCCGGGGTACCTGTTTGCATGGAGATGAACCTTCGTCACCGGCCTTCCGCGGTGCAGCATCGAGAAAGCAGAGTGGTGACCGTGGCCTCAGACATCGTGGAGACAGAGGGTCTCGACCCGAATTTCGTGGCTCCCAGTCTGCTTGACGAAACGACCGAGCTGGCCGAAGAAAGTGGGAATGCTCCCGAATGGCAGGCTCTGCCCGAGATCGTCTCGAGCCAGGCCCGGTCGGTCAAGGTGCTCATCGCTGCCCAGATCTTCGGCTCCTTCGGAATGGGGGCCAGCGCGTCGGTGGCGATCCTGCTCGCGCAGAGTGTCATAGACAGCGAGGCACTCGCCGGTGTCGCTCGCACGTCTCTGACGCTCGGTGCCGCCGTCTTCGGTATTCCGCTCGCAATCCTTGCAACCCGACGCGGACGGCGTTTCTCCCTGAGTTCCGGGTGGGCACTGGGCGCCGTGGGCGCCCTCGTGCTGGTGCTGGCGGCCATCCTGTCGAGTGCCGTTCTTCTCATCGCCGGAATGCTGCTCTTCGGCGCCGGCACCGCGACGGGACTGCAGACGCGATTCTCAGCTACCGACATGGCCTTACCGAAGAAGCGCGGCCGCACCCTCTCGTATGTGGTCTGGTTCGGTCTGTTCGGCTCGGTGCTCGGGCCCAATCTCGGCTTTCCCGGAGAATACGTCGCGCGCTGGCTCGGCTTGCCCCTGCTGGCCGGGGCCTTCGTGCTTGCCGCGCTCCTCCTGGCCGTTGCTGCGGTGCTCACGCTCGTCTTCCTGCGGCCGGACCCCCTCAAGGTCGCTCAATCGCACCATGCCGCCGCTGCGCGCGTGGCTGCCGGTGCAAACCCGGTGCCGGCCACGACGGTGCCCTCAAAGAAGAGGGGAGCATTCCGCACGGTGCTTCCCGCGATCTGGTCCATTCCCACTGCCCGGTTCGCCCTGATCGCGGTGGTCGTCTCGCACGTCTCGATGGTGAGCCTGATGACGATGACACCGGTCTTCATGGAGATGAACGGCGCTACCGTCACGCTGGTCGGCATCACCATCTCCGTGCACGTTCTCGGCATGTTCGCCTTCGCTCCCCTCGTCGGCTGGGCCAGCGACAGACTCGGGGCACCGGCCGTGATCGTCATCGGTCAGGTCATCTTCCTCGGTAGTGCGATCGCAGCCATCGTCATCGGGCCCGAGTCGACCATGCTCACTCCGAGTCTCTTTCTTCTGGGTCTCGGATGGTCGTGCGGCACTGTTCCGGGCTCGATCCTGCTCTCCTCGAGTGTTCCCACCGAGATCCGCACCACATCGCAGGGCGTCGTCGACGCCGTGATGAATGCAGTGGCCGCACTGGCCGCCTTGTGTTCCGGCCCGGTCTTCGTGCTCATCGGTTTCAGCGGCCTGGCGATCGGAGTGATCATCCTCGCGGCGATCGTGCTCGCGACCGCACTCGTGCTTCCGCGAGCGGCCTGGCTGCCGCGCTCGTGACCAGGGCCCGGCAGGCCCGCAGATGCGCCATGCCGCCGACTCGCACGTGCACCGACCCGACTCCCATCGACCCGCACCTTCGCACCTACGAAATAAGGAGAACACCATGACCCAGTCCACTGCTCCGGCGGCCGACCTCACACTGGACGAGGCAGGCGCGCTTGCCCCCCTCGAGCACGCCGGTGTTGCTCTCGCCCGCGTGAAGTCCGGCGCCGTGCTCATCGATGTGCGGGGGGCGGAGAACATCGCCCGGGATGGCGCTGTCGACGGTGCCATCCCAGTGGACCGGTACAACCTGGAGGCGGAGTTCGGCCTCGATTCACCCAATCGACACCCAGCCGTCGTCGACCACGACACCCCCATCGTCGTGGTCTGCGGAAGCGTCCGCGGTTCCGGCCCGGTTGCACGGGAACTGATCGCACAGGGATTCACGAATGTCGTTCACGTCGAAGGCGGCGTCGCCTCGTGGCACGAGGCCGCGGGCACCCCGCAATCGGGAGACGGCGACGGCGCAACCTGCTCGGTCTGATCGCTTGGTCCGATCATCCGGCGCGCCTCGGAACGCGCCATCAGCACAACGAGAACAGCCCCGGAGCTTGAATGCTCCGGGGCTGTTCTCGTCTGCTCTGGACTAGCTGAAGGCCTTCTTGAACAGGGCATTCATGGAATCGGTGAAGGTGCCGTATTCCGCGAAGGTGGGCTCAGGATTGACCGTGATCTCGCTCAGCGCGGGCTGGCCGGGAACGGCAGGCGCATCGGGCATCAGTCCGGGCTGGCCCTGCTCGGCGATCAGTTCCTGCGCCTCGGGGGTCAGCCACCAGGCGACGAGGAGATTGGAAGCCAGGGCGTTGGGTGCGTCCTTGACGGTGCCACGGTAGAAGGTGCCGCTGGAGACGCCGTCCTTCCACTTGGCCACGAACTTCACTGGCAGGCTGTCGGTCTTGAGGAAGGCATCGCCGCGAATGTAGTCGCCGAGCCCCATCGACACCTGGCCCGTGGAGACTGCAGTGAAGAGGTCACGCTCGGAGGGGAAGATGACCGGGTCGTTGGCCCTGAACTTCGTCAGCCACGTCTCGTCGATCTTGCCAGCGGCGATCGCCGCAGAAACAAATCCGGTGTTGCCGACCATGGGGTCGTACATGCCGATCTTTCCTTTGTACTTGGGGTCGAGCAGATCGGCGAACGACGTCGGGGCGTCAGCGTCGGCGACCTGGTCGCTGTTGTAGGCCAGGGTGTAGAGATACTCGTTGCCCCCGTAGAGCTGCTCGCCGGCCGGCTTGTTCACCGCCGCCAGGCTCGATGCCAGGGGGATGCTCTGGTCGGCGAGGTACCCCTTCGAGGAGACATAGATGGCGTCTGCCCCACTCACGCTGACGTTGTCGGCGATGTACTGCTTCGTCGCCTGTTCGCTCGCAATACGCGACTGCAGTTCAGCTCCGAAGACGGTGACGTGATTCACCGTGATCTCCGGATACCGGGCCGAGAACGCCGTATAGAGCGATGCGGACGAGGTCGCGGTCACCCCATAGACG contains:
- a CDS encoding SDR family oxidoreductase → MRIAIAGGHGAIALLTEKRLAEAGHEAVAIIRNPDHAADVLVAGGIPVVIDLEAVDAQTLARDLQGVDAVVFAAGAGPGSSAERKLTVDRDGAVLLADAAELAGIRRFVLVSSMGADASLPDSDDVFQVYLRAKGEADEAVRSRDLDYTIIRPGGLTDEAGTGQVTLAGSTGRGGIPRDDVAAIIVATLLDGTGIGAQFEAIAGDTPVAEALEAVLY
- a CDS encoding dihydroorotase, encoding MTLDTTLAPAVVDAEVGSSRIDLAVRGLLPQPDGSWAVGEVLVRDGVIVAVTAPHTVPATRTIDAGSSYLVPGMVDAHVHSLSHDGEGIAAATRAAAAGGVTTIVEMPFDLAGPISTVDRFSRKAELAEREAHIDVALLGTALPGGGWRNIEALAAVGAAGFKVSTFHTDTQRFPRVHDGELLDVFSAAADNGMPVCVHAENNDIIKHLIERYRPEGDDPLAHIRSRPEVSETLGVLTVLEIGRAAGAKIHMCHTSLPRSVSLVRSWAEDGMDVTMETCPHYLLLDESDMKEQGTRLKINPPLRTASAREGLWAQIENGMVDVISSDHAPWPVEFKNHRNVFDNHSGAPGVQTIYPLVLAEALRRSPKTFRAAIEAMTINPARRYGLDKRKGAIAPGYDADIVAFDGNAVWKVDLADLQSNAGWSPYEGFEVPGRVTLTLSRGRVVFDGELRSEPGSGSVLAPAHTS
- a CDS encoding MFS transporter yields the protein MASDIVETEGLDPNFVAPSLLDETTELAEESGNAPEWQALPEIVSSQARSVKVLIAAQIFGSFGMGASASVAILLAQSVIDSEALAGVARTSLTLGAAVFGIPLAILATRRGRRFSLSSGWALGAVGALVLVLAAILSSAVLLIAGMLLFGAGTATGLQTRFSATDMALPKKRGRTLSYVVWFGLFGSVLGPNLGFPGEYVARWLGLPLLAGAFVLAALLLAVAAVLTLVFLRPDPLKVAQSHHAAAARVAAGANPVPATTVPSKKRGAFRTVLPAIWSIPTARFALIAVVVSHVSMVSLMTMTPVFMEMNGATVTLVGITISVHVLGMFAFAPLVGWASDRLGAPAVIVIGQVIFLGSAIAAIVIGPESTMLTPSLFLLGLGWSCGTVPGSILLSSSVPTEIRTTSQGVVDAVMNAVAALAALCSGPVFVLIGFSGLAIGVIILAAIVLATALVLPRAAWLPRS
- a CDS encoding rhodanese-like domain-containing protein is translated as MTQSTAPAADLTLDEAGALAPLEHAGVALARVKSGAVLIDVRGAENIARDGAVDGAIPVDRYNLEAEFGLDSPNRHPAVVDHDTPIVVVCGSVRGSGPVARELIAQGFTNVVHVEGGVASWHEAAGTPQSGDGDGATCSV
- a CDS encoding ABC transporter substrate-binding protein, producing MKKKLAVVAVISAALLGLSACSSDSPAASMDMSTGSSMDAATVTALGGEESVAYLDDLYKQAVAAGQNTINVYGVTATSSASLYTAFSARYPEITVNHVTVFGAELQSRIASEQATKQYIADNVSVSGADAIYVSSKGYLADQSIPLASSLAAVNKPAGEQLYGGNEYLYTLAYNSDQVADADAPTSFADLLDPKYKGKIGMYDPMVGNTGFVSAAIAAGKIDETWLTKFRANDPVIFPSERDLFTAVSTGQVSMGLGDYIRGDAFLKTDSLPVKFVAKWKDGVSSGTFYRGTVKDAPNALASNLLVAWWLTPEAQELIAEQGQPGLMPDAPAVPGQPALSEITVNPEPTFAEYGTFTDSMNALFKKAFS